In Paenibacillus kyungheensis, the following are encoded in one genomic region:
- a CDS encoding septation ring formation regulator EzrA yields MKIDKRTFKFNIWLPLLLVCWLISQSMTGIAYSAQQQGFVRDDAGLFSSSEIDKLNTELSGQEYQMYVNTATGMDEAQGLAYANEIYDRSNLDKNDMVLVITTNPNYVHLVFQNAVLANKIANSNERTVQGVTDNEFVPSAQDGDIVGGVLAVNKYINHVPFTTVISQKLAQVGLNWGSAIALLIGGIALIWLIIRLNQMGKLRTRRQQIQVQHDQIATSLNSLIVSDLFKELEMGFVTGQTKEMIEQLQAQLMKEHAHIAILQQQIDAVRISIGSVKKSATDLEQIEQQQTEWATDMANVQKHHQEIDELSRTVRGMVEASKVNLEQVKQTVANLEKQYQYPLTAMKDRIATIEHILQEADQLDEFDFIKAKEPAERADQWLDVLLEDIRLYGEWVQRSQRYTAEIDNTEQELRPIVEREKLKLTVDDPFRLLEHARAEEIRLTQLLAGGNVELIRQSMTIIEQDIAEARQVVSDLIRFRDESNKTLTMAQQQMTDFRTMPEVYNQEVSRLQGEYANVHIQEQGARYQEIQKRQGEVNILTPQMVNALHDQIQQYRQANIWSEQVRESLSRMEELRTEITSYKDLLDNQKQSEKQRLANLQADYQRANEQQAAIRVHPDDTQQVQATSYDALEQAQQILSGSLLNMSKVKEAVDHAATCTQNFVDRVEELTRQRQEAVEAIEGLLQEHRNLSARYFTTAITTHVPMLHVLIEELQQLVSQGYFVQAQQKAQEGESILQFIALEYKAIYDQEQERKRRQRSSGGGSGGSSSGGGSRSSSSSSWSGGSSRSSGSSKW; encoded by the coding sequence ATGAAAATAGACAAACGCACATTCAAATTCAATATATGGCTTCCGTTATTGTTAGTATGCTGGTTGATCTCGCAAAGTATGACAGGGATTGCTTATAGTGCACAGCAACAAGGATTTGTACGGGATGATGCAGGACTATTCAGCAGTAGTGAAATTGACAAGCTTAATACAGAACTGAGCGGACAAGAATACCAGATGTATGTGAATACAGCTACAGGTATGGATGAAGCCCAAGGGCTGGCTTACGCCAATGAGATTTACGATCGCTCCAATTTGGACAAAAACGATATGGTACTTGTTATTACAACCAATCCGAATTATGTCCATCTGGTATTTCAAAATGCAGTACTCGCTAACAAAATTGCAAATAGCAATGAGCGCACGGTACAAGGGGTAACCGATAACGAATTTGTTCCCTCTGCCCAAGATGGCGATATTGTAGGCGGTGTGCTGGCAGTTAATAAATACATCAATCATGTTCCATTCACGACAGTCATTTCACAAAAGTTAGCACAAGTCGGATTAAACTGGGGTTCAGCGATTGCATTATTGATCGGTGGGATTGCGCTGATCTGGTTGATTATTCGCTTGAATCAGATGGGCAAGCTTCGAACTCGCCGTCAGCAGATACAAGTACAGCACGATCAGATCGCAACCTCACTTAATAGCTTGATTGTATCTGATCTGTTCAAAGAGTTAGAAATGGGATTTGTAACCGGACAGACCAAAGAAATGATCGAACAGTTGCAAGCGCAATTGATGAAAGAACATGCGCATATCGCTATTTTACAGCAACAGATAGATGCAGTTCGCATCTCAATCGGTTCTGTCAAAAAGTCGGCTACCGATCTCGAACAGATCGAACAACAACAGACCGAGTGGGCAACCGATATGGCAAATGTCCAAAAACATCATCAAGAAATAGACGAGTTATCGCGTACTGTACGAGGAATGGTTGAAGCATCCAAAGTCAATCTGGAACAAGTGAAACAGACAGTAGCAAATCTGGAAAAGCAATATCAGTATCCACTGACAGCGATGAAAGATCGAATCGCTACGATTGAGCATATTTTACAAGAAGCTGATCAGTTGGATGAATTCGATTTTATCAAAGCCAAAGAACCGGCTGAACGTGCAGATCAATGGTTAGATGTTCTGTTAGAAGATATCCGTCTGTATGGAGAATGGGTGCAACGCAGTCAAAGGTATACTGCCGAGATCGACAATACCGAACAAGAATTACGTCCGATTGTCGAACGGGAAAAGCTTAAATTAACGGTAGACGATCCTTTCCGTTTGTTAGAACATGCACGAGCTGAAGAAATCAGGCTAACTCAATTGCTAGCAGGCGGTAATGTAGAATTGATCCGTCAAAGTATGACCATTATCGAGCAAGATATTGCAGAAGCCCGTCAGGTGGTAAGTGATCTGATTCGTTTCCGGGATGAGTCCAACAAGACATTGACGATGGCGCAACAGCAAATGACAGATTTTCGCACGATGCCTGAAGTATATAATCAGGAAGTGAGTCGTCTGCAAGGAGAGTATGCCAATGTTCATATTCAAGAACAAGGAGCTCGTTATCAAGAAATTCAGAAAAGACAAGGTGAAGTCAATATACTGACTCCACAAATGGTAAATGCATTACATGATCAAATCCAACAGTATCGTCAAGCCAATATATGGAGCGAACAAGTGAGAGAATCGCTATCTCGGATGGAGGAATTACGTACCGAGATTACAAGCTACAAAGACCTGTTAGACAATCAGAAGCAAAGTGAGAAACAGCGCTTGGCAAATCTACAGGCAGATTATCAACGTGCTAATGAACAGCAAGCAGCGATTAGAGTTCATCCTGACGATACCCAGCAAGTGCAAGCGACTAGCTATGATGCTCTGGAACAAGCACAGCAGATCCTAAGCGGAAGCTTGCTTAATATGTCGAAAGTCAAAGAAGCTGTAGATCACGCGGCAACCTGTACACAGAATTTTGTAGATCGTGTAGAAGAGCTGACCAGACAACGTCAAGAAGCTGTGGAAGCGATCGAAGGGCTACTGCAAGAACATCGGAATTTGTCTGCTCGTTATTTTACAACAGCGATTACCACCCATGTTCCGATGCTTCATGTACTGATCGAAGAGTTACAGCAACTGGTCAGTCAGGGTTATTTTGTACAAGCCCAGCAAAAGGCACAAGAAGGCGAAAGTATACTGCAATTTATCGCTCTCGAATACAAAGCGATCTATGATCAGGAGCAAGAGCGCAAGCGCCGTCAGCGTTCATCCGGCGGAGGTTCAGGCGGTTCATCATCCGGTGGAGGAAGTCGTTCGTCTAGCAGTTCCAGTTGGAGCGGAGGCAGTAGCCGTTCATCAGGTTCATCGAAATGGTAA
- a CDS encoding MOSC domain-containing protein has translation MIEHITISVMQSQSGGNDLMVNPAISMLPKLCSLNTALPVNVEWNNKSVYTGFIKRPSTQSLPISSQGIEGDGQGDLKNHGGPDKAACVYSQDHYAWWAKEMDRPFEAGAFGENFTVTGLTEDVVCIGDVYRIGTAIVQVSQPRQPCFKLSAHLERKEMIMRVRETGYSGFYFRVLENGVVQAGDEFEMIRREGNGSTIAVCNRILYDERGDTKALRQLLAEPALAESLRKHLIKRLES, from the coding sequence ATGATAGAACACATAACAATATCTGTAATGCAATCTCAATCTGGAGGAAATGATCTTATGGTGAACCCTGCTATATCTATGTTACCAAAATTATGTTCGTTAAACACAGCATTACCTGTAAATGTAGAGTGGAATAACAAATCCGTCTATACCGGATTTATCAAACGCCCTTCTACTCAATCATTACCCATTAGTTCGCAAGGAATTGAAGGTGATGGTCAAGGCGATCTCAAAAATCATGGTGGCCCTGACAAAGCCGCTTGTGTCTATTCCCAAGATCATTATGCTTGGTGGGCTAAAGAAATGGATCGTCCTTTTGAAGCGGGGGCTTTTGGGGAGAATTTTACAGTCACTGGGTTGACTGAAGATGTGGTATGTATTGGAGATGTGTACCGGATCGGAACGGCTATCGTACAGGTCAGTCAGCCCCGTCAGCCTTGCTTCAAGTTATCTGCTCATTTGGAACGTAAAGAAATGATCATGCGCGTACGGGAAACCGGATATTCTGGATTTTATTTTCGTGTATTGGAAAATGGAGTCGTGCAAGCTGGAGATGAATTTGAAATGATTCGCCGTGAAGGGAATGGAAGTACAATCGCCGTATGTAATCGAATTCTGTATGATGAACGTGGAGATACCAAGGCTTTGCGTCAATTATTAGCGGAGCCAGCTCTAGCAGAATCACTTCGTAAGCATTTGATTAAGCGATTAGAAAGTTGA
- a CDS encoding glycoside hydrolase family 2 TIM barrel-domain containing protein, with the protein MIDLRNQKYTYTAPPNGFPEWNRNPGIFRLNRLDAHASVIPYDSVEQTLNGEIADSPYYQSLNGTWQFAWAENPDQRIVDFYTKEYDTSTWKTIPVPAHWQMHGYDAPHYTNVRYPWDGHEDIQPPEAPTQFNPVGSYVRTFSVPQDWQEKGSVYIHFAGVESAFYIWVNGDLVGYSEDSFTPAEFDLTPYLQAGENKLAVEVYRWCDSSWLEDQDFWRLSGIFRDVYLYALPDTHIQDFFVHTDLDQQFQDAQLTVDLTLHHSGSAMARPDPTDSLRFTDVAKESYSIHAQLYDADRNPLWDLPLSSPVSFPFNATEGLEGGDIHRTQIQLSANVINPLKWSAEAPHLYYLVLTLKDTNGHIIHYTGCQVGFRTFAIEGNVMKINGKTVVFKGVNRHEFNAVTGRAITREDMIADIHLMKSYNINAVRTSHYPNHPLWYELCNQYGLYVIDEVNLESHGAWTYGQKELLNTVPGSNPDWTYNVLDRTNSMFQRDKNHPSIVIWSLGNESFGGDNFLHMADFLRKADPSRVVHYEGVFHYRPSEDASDIESQMYTHIREIEKYAQHNPIKPFILCEYSHAMGNSCGGLAEYWKLFDRYEVLQGGFIWDWIDQAIQTQTEDGTTYLAYGGDFGESPHDGNFCGDGLIFADRTVSAKLAEVKKCYEQVKFNWRLGEDHPVDDGLESNAVITTKHLSAGEAVIEVELTNQYLFTSLEEFDFKWILTANGQLADQGVLSHVVCAPGQNVTVTLPELKQIPRAPGVEYILTLSVVLRADQLWAQAGHEVAFSQFTLPVVLSFGSHHDAELHDPEPISESSLVAVQHAGMIMINGEGFSIIFDSTNGEMLSYQINKVQLLAQAPAPHFWRAMTDNDRGNHLDEHSEVWRSASDERELVHFEVDLARAQDIIIIKVEYLLPTAGYSQCFVDYHIFADGRVEVTQRLNPGKDLPEIPEIGMLLMMDASFDQLSWYGLGPHETYWDRQASGKVGIYTGTVAEQMAPYLKPQECGNKVDVRSATITNRDGVGLQITGLPLVELNVLPYTPAELEAAPHHYQLPASGHTVVRINDKQTGVGGDDSWGSEPHEQYRLYANRSYTYSYVMQGIVK; encoded by the coding sequence GTGATTGATTTGCGTAACCAAAAGTATACGTATACCGCTCCACCGAACGGGTTTCCTGAATGGAACCGCAATCCCGGCATTTTCCGTCTCAATCGTCTAGATGCGCATGCATCTGTGATTCCGTATGATTCGGTAGAACAGACTTTAAATGGAGAAATCGCAGATTCACCCTATTACCAATCCCTAAATGGAACATGGCAATTCGCTTGGGCTGAAAATCCAGATCAGCGTATTGTTGATTTTTATACAAAAGAGTATGACACCAGTACATGGAAAACGATTCCTGTACCTGCACACTGGCAAATGCATGGTTATGATGCTCCTCATTATACCAATGTACGTTATCCGTGGGATGGACATGAAGATATTCAACCACCGGAAGCACCGACCCAATTCAATCCTGTCGGTTCATATGTACGGACATTTTCTGTGCCTCAAGATTGGCAGGAAAAAGGTTCGGTCTATATCCATTTTGCAGGTGTAGAATCTGCTTTTTATATCTGGGTAAATGGCGATCTGGTCGGTTATAGTGAAGATTCGTTCACTCCGGCTGAATTTGATCTGACTCCTTATTTACAAGCAGGCGAAAATAAATTAGCGGTAGAAGTCTATCGTTGGTGTGATAGTAGCTGGTTAGAAGATCAAGACTTTTGGCGATTGAGCGGTATTTTTAGAGATGTTTATCTATATGCGTTGCCTGATACGCATATTCAAGACTTCTTTGTACATACTGATCTGGATCAACAGTTTCAGGACGCACAATTAACCGTCGATCTTACTTTGCATCATTCCGGTTCGGCAATGGCTCGTCCTGATCCAACAGACAGTCTACGTTTTACCGATGTAGCCAAAGAATCGTACAGTATTCATGCGCAATTGTATGATGCTGATCGCAATCCACTTTGGGATCTTCCATTAAGTAGCCCGGTTTCGTTTCCGTTTAATGCAACCGAAGGATTAGAAGGCGGAGATATTCATCGCACACAGATTCAGTTGTCTGCGAATGTGATAAATCCATTGAAATGGAGTGCAGAAGCGCCACATCTCTACTATCTAGTGCTGACGCTTAAAGATACCAACGGTCATATTATTCATTATACAGGTTGTCAGGTGGGCTTCCGTACATTCGCAATCGAAGGCAATGTCATGAAGATCAACGGGAAAACTGTAGTCTTTAAAGGAGTTAACCGTCATGAATTCAATGCGGTAACAGGACGTGCGATCACACGTGAAGATATGATTGCAGATATTCATTTAATGAAATCGTACAATATCAATGCTGTACGGACTTCTCATTATCCGAATCATCCGCTCTGGTATGAGCTGTGTAATCAATATGGATTGTATGTGATTGATGAAGTGAATCTGGAAAGTCACGGTGCTTGGACGTACGGGCAAAAAGAACTGCTCAATACCGTGCCAGGTAGCAATCCAGATTGGACATATAATGTGTTAGATCGTACCAATTCGATGTTCCAAAGAGATAAAAATCACCCGTCCATCGTAATCTGGTCGCTCGGTAATGAATCATTTGGTGGCGATAATTTCTTGCATATGGCGGACTTTTTACGCAAAGCCGATCCATCACGAGTAGTGCATTATGAAGGCGTATTCCATTATCGTCCTTCTGAAGATGCTTCTGATATCGAAAGTCAGATGTATACGCATATTCGTGAGATCGAGAAATATGCTCAACACAATCCAATCAAACCATTTATTCTGTGTGAATACAGTCATGCGATGGGGAACTCTTGTGGAGGCTTAGCAGAATACTGGAAATTGTTCGATCGTTACGAAGTATTACAAGGCGGATTTATCTGGGATTGGATCGATCAAGCGATTCAGACACAGACTGAAGACGGAACTACGTATTTAGCATATGGTGGTGACTTTGGCGAGAGTCCTCATGATGGCAATTTCTGTGGCGATGGTCTGATTTTTGCAGATCGTACCGTATCTGCGAAGCTTGCTGAAGTGAAAAAATGTTATGAACAGGTGAAATTTAACTGGCGATTGGGTGAAGATCATCCTGTAGACGATGGATTAGAATCGAATGCGGTCATTACAACCAAACATTTGTCCGCAGGCGAAGCGGTAATTGAAGTTGAATTAACGAATCAGTATTTGTTTACTTCGTTAGAAGAATTTGATTTCAAATGGATCTTAACCGCAAATGGACAACTTGCTGATCAGGGTGTGTTAAGCCATGTAGTCTGTGCTCCAGGGCAGAATGTTACAGTCACTTTACCTGAATTGAAGCAGATTCCACGTGCTCCAGGGGTAGAATATATTTTGACATTATCGGTCGTACTCCGCGCAGATCAATTATGGGCGCAAGCAGGTCATGAAGTGGCATTTTCTCAATTTACATTGCCTGTTGTGCTGTCATTTGGTTCTCATCATGATGCTGAATTGCACGATCCTGAGCCGATTAGTGAATCTAGCCTTGTCGCTGTACAACATGCAGGTATGATTATGATCAATGGCGAAGGATTCTCGATCATTTTCGATTCAACCAATGGTGAGATGTTGTCTTATCAGATCAACAAAGTCCAATTGCTAGCTCAAGCCCCTGCTCCTCATTTCTGGCGTGCGATGACAGACAATGATCGCGGGAATCATCTGGATGAGCATAGTGAGGTATGGCGCAGTGCGTCAGATGAGCGAGAATTGGTTCATTTTGAAGTCGATCTGGCACGAGCGCAAGATATCATTATTATCAAAGTAGAATATTTACTTCCAACCGCAGGGTATTCACAATGCTTTGTCGATTATCATATTTTTGCCGATGGACGTGTAGAAGTGACTCAACGCTTGAATCCGGGCAAAGACTTACCTGAGATTCCAGAGATCGGCATGTTGCTGATGATGGATGCTTCTTTTGATCAATTATCATGGTATGGATTAGGTCCACATGAGACGTATTGGGATCGTCAAGCGAGTGGTAAAGTAGGCATCTATACCGGAACAGTAGCCGAGCAGATGGCTCCGTATCTCAAACCACAGGAATGTGGAAACAAAGTAGATGTACGCTCAGCGACAATTACGAATCGTGATGGAGTGGGCTTACAGATTACCGGTCTGCCTCTGGTTGAACTGAATGTTCTTCCATATACACCAGCAGAACTGGAAGCCGCACCACATCATTACCAGTTGCCTGCCAGTGGACATACCGTAGTGCGAATCAATGATAAGCAAACAGGAGTCGGTGGCGACGATAGCTGGGGTTCTGAACCGCATGAACAATATCGCCTGTATGCGAATCGTTCGTATACGTATAGTTATGTAATGCAAGGTATTGTGAAATAA